One Vicinamibacteria bacterium genomic region harbors:
- a CDS encoding bifunctional serine/threonine-protein kinase/formylglycine-generating enzyme family protein has product TLGKGGMASVYRAYETDLDRYVALKVLPAGFLHDDSFSERFRREAKVIARLEHPHIVPIHAFGIDEGVPWMAMRLIAGGTVASLLRQGPIERSRTVRILEDVASALDYAHLKGVVHRDVKPPNILLDEEDRAYLADFGVARITEGSTFLTQTGVLAGTPQYMAPEQARSGAATNRCDIYALSVVAYEMLTGRVPFTADTPVALLMRHVQDPVPVPVGLPEPLAGALLRGLAKQPEDRWPSARALVEALKGGLGVTAPAAEHKPPVPEASFVSEPHLAGAAPNRWPSPRALFGGAAVLGVVALALLLARERREAPAAKPPSPAPAAAVSSAPPAVAPTPEILPSPTQAAPAPEPRAGEVRQNPKDGLEYVFIPPADRFAMGCVSADRDCYADEKPAHRVHLSHGYWLGRTEVPVGAYKRFSTAAGRPLPTAPPFNAGWTNDEQPIVYMTWADGAAFCEWAGGRLPTEAEWEYAARGGQEGARYPWGNQSPVCREGAPNGAKFDDGGACRGSGPERVGSFRPNRFGLYDVSGNVWEWCSDWYAARAYGTTPATDPVGPSSGSERVLRGGALNSNQKGLRVSLRNHLVPVSRSIYVGLRCARDDTRP; this is encoded by the coding sequence ACCCTCGGGAAGGGAGGAATGGCCTCCGTCTACAGGGCCTACGAGACCGACCTGGATCGGTACGTGGCCCTCAAGGTCCTGCCCGCCGGGTTCCTGCACGACGACAGCTTTTCGGAGCGCTTCCGTCGCGAAGCCAAGGTCATCGCCCGCCTGGAACACCCGCACATCGTGCCCATCCACGCTTTCGGCATCGACGAGGGGGTCCCCTGGATGGCCATGCGGCTCATCGCGGGAGGCACCGTGGCTTCCCTTCTCCGCCAAGGGCCAATAGAGCGGAGCCGCACGGTGCGGATCCTCGAGGACGTGGCCTCGGCCCTCGACTACGCCCACCTGAAGGGGGTCGTCCACCGCGACGTCAAGCCGCCCAACATCCTCCTGGACGAGGAAGACCGCGCTTACCTCGCGGACTTCGGAGTGGCCCGGATAACGGAAGGGTCCACCTTCCTCACCCAGACCGGGGTGCTGGCGGGCACGCCCCAGTACATGGCGCCCGAGCAGGCCCGGTCCGGGGCCGCGACCAACCGCTGCGACATCTACGCGCTCAGCGTGGTCGCGTACGAGATGCTGACGGGCCGCGTCCCCTTCACCGCGGACACTCCGGTGGCGCTGCTGATGCGCCACGTCCAGGATCCGGTGCCCGTCCCCGTCGGCCTGCCGGAGCCTCTGGCCGGGGCCTTGCTCCGCGGTCTGGCCAAGCAGCCCGAGGACCGCTGGCCGTCCGCGCGTGCCCTGGTCGAGGCCCTGAAAGGGGGATTGGGGGTGACGGCCCCCGCCGCCGAGCACAAACCACCCGTCCCGGAAGCGTCCTTCGTCTCGGAGCCGCACCTCGCGGGGGCGGCCCCAAACCGGTGGCCGTCTCCGCGCGCGCTTTTCGGGGGAGCGGCGGTCTTAGGGGTGGTGGCTCTGGCCCTGCTCCTCGCCCGGGAGCGACGGGAGGCGCCGGCCGCGAAACCCCCGTCCCCTGCGCCCGCCGCCGCCGTCTCGTCCGCGCCACCTGCCGTTGCCCCCACGCCGGAGATTCTTCCCTCCCCCACACAAGCGGCGCCTGCCCCCGAGCCGCGGGCGGGGGAGGTCCGCCAAAACCCTAAGGACGGCCTGGAGTACGTCTTTATTCCGCCCGCCGACCGCTTCGCCATGGGCTGCGTCTCCGCCGACCGGGACTGCTACGCGGACGAAAAGCCGGCGCATCGCGTCCACCTCAGCCACGGGTATTGGCTGGGCCGGACGGAGGTTCCGGTGGGGGCCTACAAGCGCTTCAGCACCGCCGCCGGTCGGCCCCTGCCGACCGCGCCCCCCTTCAACGCGGGCTGGACGAACGATGAGCAGCCGATCGTCTACATGACCTGGGCCGACGGCGCGGCGTTCTGCGAGTGGGCGGGGGGCCGGCTGCCCACGGAAGCGGAGTGGGAATACGCGGCCCGCGGGGGGCAGGAGGGGGCCCGGTACCCCTGGGGCAACCAGAGCCCGGTCTGCCGGGAGGGTGCTCCCAACGGCGCCAAGTTCGACGACGGCGGCGCCTGTCGGGGATCGGGGCCTGAGCGGGTGGGCTCCTTCCGGCCCAACCGCTTCGGCCTTTACGACGTGAGCGGCAACGTCTGGGAGTGGTGCTCCGACTGGTACGCCGCCCGGGCCTATGGGACCACACCCGCCACGGACCCCGTGGGGCCCAGCAGCGGCAGCGAGCGCGTCCTGCGCGGCGGGGCCCTCAACTCCAACCAAAAGGGCCTCCGGGTCTCGCTCCGCAACCACCTGGTGCCGGTCAGCCGCAGCATCTACGTGGGCCTGC